One window of Camelina sativa cultivar DH55 chromosome 4, Cs, whole genome shotgun sequence genomic DNA carries:
- the LOC104784413 gene encoding uncharacterized protein LOC104784413 encodes MCQGLALNDDLQSVIRHHDDKTKGNSAPTTAPTPIPLVNINQDESDDDFAQLAYSLIVPRSKSPEQALFTKPVYDQTEQLPPAPWDTQETRKYPTSMYARTNKRPDYFQHNVPQQSSSGSDSSYDDLVEQSRNLSLNPTASAAAPVTPPKKDDKPEDILFKDLIEFAKTRTSSSSTSKPNKPF; translated from the exons ATGTGTCAAGGATTAGCACTGAACGACGATTTGCAGAGTGTTATTCGGCACCATGATGATAAGACAAAGGGAAACTCTGCTCCTACAACAGCTCCCACTCCAATTCCGCTTGTTAACATCAATCAAGATGAGTCAGATGATGATTTTGCTCAGCTAGCTTATAGCCTTATAG TTCCCCGGAGCAAATCCCCTGAGCAAGCTTTGTTCACCAAACCAGTTTATGACCAAACTGAGCAATTGCCTCCTGCTCCATGGGATACTCAGGAAACAAGGAAGTATCCAACATCAATGTATGCTAGAACCAACAAGAGGCCAGATTACTTCCAGCATAATGTTCCCCAACAGTCAAGCAGTGGCTCTGATTCTTCATATGATGATCTTGTGGAACAATCCCGGAATCTCTCTCTGAATCCAACAGCATCTGCTGCTGCTCCTGTTACACCACCCAAGAAAGATGATAAACCAGAGGATATCCTATTCAAAGACCTGATTGAGTTTGCCAAAACCAGgacatcatcatcttctaccTCCAAACCCAACAAACCGTTTTGA
- the LOC104783047 gene encoding ethylene-responsive transcription factor ERF034-like: MERQINIEKSSSVSQVTFISSSSTVSATASLPSSPTTSSSSSSSSSSNFPHHEEDNSTRKASRRSLASVEDDDHQTGGGGGGGKKRKINGGDKHPTYRGVRMRSWGKWVSEIREPRKKSRIWLGTYPTAEMAARAHDVAALAIKGTTAYLNFPELSGELPRPLTNSPKDIQAAASLAAVNWQDPVNDVEEVAELAEAEPSRAATVISSDTSTTTTTTQSQESSEASCASTTSFTDKDNDEEKLFDLPDLFTDENEMMIRNDAFCYYSSTWQLCGADAGFRLEEPFFLSE, translated from the coding sequence ATGGAAAGACAAATCAACATAGAGAAGAGTAGTAGTGTTTCTCAAGTAACCtttatctcctcctcctccaccgtcTCAGCCACCGCCTCATTGCCCTCTTCACCtacaacatcatcttcttcttcatcatcatcatcatctaactTCCCTCACCATGAGGAAGACAACTCCACAAGAAAAGCATCTCGAAGATCATTAGCCTCGGTTGAAGACGATGATCATCaaaccggaggaggaggaggaggaggaaaaaaGCGAAAGATTAACGGCGGAGATAAGCATCCGACGTATAGAGGAGTACGGATGAGGAGTTGGGGGAAATGGGTGTCGGAGATTAGAGAGCCGAGGAAGAAATCAAGAATCTGGCTCGGCACTTATCCAACGGCTGAGATGGCAGCTCGAGCTCACGACGTAGCGGCTTTAGCCATTAAAGGTACAACGGCTTACCTTAATTTTCCCGAGTTATCCGGCGAGCTTCCTCGTCCACTCACAAATTCTCCTAAAGACATTCAAGCCGCCGCCTCTCTAGCCGCCGTCAATTGGCAAGATCCGGTCAACGATGTGGAGGAAGTAGCTGAATTAGCTGAAGCCGAGCCGAGTCGAGCCGCAACGGTGATTTCTTCCGACACAAGCACCACCACGACGACGACACAAAGTCAAGAGTCTTCGGAAGCTTCGTGTGCTTCGACGACGTCGTTTACGGACAAAGACAATGACGAAGAGAAGCTGTTTGATTTGCCGGATTTGTTTACCGATGAGAATGAGATGATGATACGAAACGATGCGTTTTGCTATTACTCGTCCACGTGGCAGCTCTGTGGAGCCGATGCTGGGTTTCGGCTTGAAGAGCCGTTTTTTCTGTCTGAATGA